The following DNA comes from Tunturibacter psychrotolerans.
ATCGAGGCGATTTCGTATACGGCCGTCGCGCTCAGACGGCGAAATACGTTGTCCAGAAAGAGGGAGACTACACACTTCCTCCGATCGAATTGAAGTGGTGGAACCTCTCGGCTCATCGCCTGGTGACGGCCACCTTGCCCGCTGTTCACTTCACGGCTGCAGCTAACACAGATTATGTCACCGAGCTTCCGCCGGAATCAGAACCTGCGCCGATAGCTCCCATAAGACATAGGAGTTTATGGAAACAATATCGATCGCGCATCCTGATCACAGCTTTATCCGGCATTGCGGGAACCGTTCTACTTATGATGATTTGGCGCAATTTGCCGCGCATCCGGCGCGGATTGCGGGCTCGGCGGGAGCGTCGACAACACTCCGAAACTACCTACTTCCGCAACCTTCAACGCGCATGTGCCCGGAACAACGCGTCGGAGTCCTATGTCTGGCTTCTGAAGTGGCTCGCTGTGACGTATCCGGGTGTGTCGCTTCAACAAGCCTTAAAGCGCGCAGACAACCCGGCACTTACATCTAATACAAACGATTTAGGTGAGTCTCTCTTTGCGCAAAGCAACCGAGACTACTCGTGGAACGGTAAAAGATTCGCCGCTCTACTAAGAGAACAGCGAAAGCATCATAGGACGCACTTATCGAAGCACGAGTATCTCGGCGATCTGAATCCCGAATGAGCCAATCTTTGGGGAGATGATTTTTGGAAAGTCCTAGTTGGCTTTTAGGTAGTTTCCGTAGCCGACTATCAGAGTGGAGCCGACAAGCAGAATGAGGCCGGAGGAGACGAGGAGTTTGGTGCGGCGGCTCGTGCCGTGCCATTCCTTGAAGATGAGACCCCACAGAGTGGCGAAGATAATGATGCTGGCCATGTGGAGGGTCCAACTTGAGAAGTCGTATTTGCCCATCTTGGTCTGGCCCATCGAGTAGAAGAAAAACTGAAAATACCAGATGATTCCAGCGATGGCAGCGAAGACGTAGTTAGCCGCGAGGGTCTTGGGGGCCAGACGGTCATAGGTGGAGGCATCGAGCGGGTCAAAGTCGACGAGCGTGTCGCCTGAGGAGTGAGAGGCGCGCATGGGGTTGTAGCCCGGTTCACCCGCGAACTGCTTGATGGAGCGATTTTTTAGGATAAGTATCGCGGACCAGATGAAGTTGGTTAGGAAACCTCCCCAAAGAACAACGATCAGAATAGGCAGATTCTGCCAGAGGTCGAGGCGATGGTTGGCGAGGAGTTGAGTTTTGGCGATGTCGCCGATGGGCTTGCCTGCCTTAAGTCCGAAAGCGAAGAAGCTGCTCATAATGCCAGCGAAGATGGCGACGGCAATGCCTTTGCCAAAGTTGTAATCCGACTCTCCGGCTTCGGCTTTTTCTTCTGGGGTGATCTCACGATCTTTGGAGAGACCCGCGGCGCCATT
Coding sequences within:
- a CDS encoding L-rhamnose/proton symporter RhaT, which translates into the protein MGTNPFIGVIFHWIGGFASATNFIPFRGIKRWSWEVYWLVQGFAAWIVTPIVLAYLFVPNVFGILRQVHADPTSHAIGYAFLWGALWGMGGLTFGLAIRYLGIALGYAIALGLCTAFGTLIPPIYDGSIHTILHETSGQIILFGVLVCVVAVAINGAAGLSKDREITPEEKAEAGESDYNFGKGIAVAIFAGIMSSFFAFGLKAGKPIGDIAKTQLLANHRLDLWQNLPILIVVLWGGFLTNFIWSAILILKNRSIKQFAGEPGYNPMRASHSSGDTLVDFDPLDASTYDRLAPKTLAANYVFAAIAGIIWYFQFFFYSMGQTKMGKYDFSSWTLHMASIIIFATLWGLIFKEWHGTSRRTKLLVSSGLILLVGSTLIVGYGNYLKAN